A genomic stretch from Xiphophorus maculatus strain JP 163 A chromosome 14, X_maculatus-5.0-male, whole genome shotgun sequence includes:
- the lurap1l gene encoding leucine rich adaptor protein 1-like — protein MDEERSGSPDLTDIETKLGRKVPDGLVRSLAGGRRSDRHEHDKSAAPHVANCKFCANSTDLKRLQGKMLFLRQEMANLRAIDVKLMQQLMSINDGIESIRWMMEDKGDATSQDGSLTGSLYSLSDSQDGSSLRGSFNSLNDGNGDGLDGLSVGSYLDTLAEDLPGDSSSPTDLDRLMDKAVISGESFTKSPLKLRVESDEYYCFR, from the exons ATGGACGAGGAGCGCAGCGGCTCTCCGGACCTGACGGACATAGAGACCAAGTTGGGTCGAAAAGTTCCGGACGGTCTCGTTCGGTCTCTCGCGGGAGGGAGACGCAGCGACAGGCACGAGCATGACAAGTCAGCTGCGCCTCACGTAGCCAACTGCAAATTCTGCGCAAATTCAACGGACCTGAAGAGACTGCAGGGTAAAATGCTGTTCTTGAGACAGGAGATG GCAAACCTGCGAGCCATCGACGTGAAGCTCATGCAGCAGCTCATGTCGATCAACGACGGCATCGAGTCCATCCGCTGGATGATGGAGGACAAGGGGGACGCAACGAGCCAGGACGGCAGCCTGACGGGCAGCTTGTACAGCCTATCGGACAGCCAGGACGGTTCCTCCCTGCGGGGCAGCTTCAACAGCCTGAACGATGGAAACGGCGACGGCCTGGACGGCCTGTCCGTTGGCAGCTACCTGGACACTCTGGCAGAGGACCTACCTGGAGACTCGTCCTCGCCCACGGACCTCGACCGTTTAATGGATAAAGCTGTAATCTCTGGCGAATCCTTCACCAAGTCGCCGCTGAAACTCAGGGTGGAATCTGATGAATACTACTGCTTTAGATAA